One window from the genome of Anabaena sphaerica FACHB-251 encodes:
- a CDS encoding lipoate--protein ligase family protein yields MAVDRWLLEQHESGKHPPTLRFYTWSPPAISLGYHQKRYPEYWPNLTWHDDKLDLVRRPSGGRAVLHQGDLTYAVITSGITGSRLQVYAKICEFLIQGWRSLGVDLNYGQAGRGYIHNPNCFGTATGADLILADGSKLIGSAQLRKGEAILQHGSMILHPDVDLFKQVFGKDAFTPVKLPENLNQQTIINALVVAACECFNMQVEVSPLTENEWLEIFNNC; encoded by the coding sequence ATGGCAGTTGATAGATGGTTGCTGGAACAGCACGAGTCAGGAAAGCATCCTCCCACCCTGCGGTTTTATACTTGGTCGCCTCCTGCCATTTCTCTGGGTTATCATCAAAAACGATATCCTGAATATTGGCCAAATTTAACTTGGCATGATGATAAACTTGATTTGGTACGTCGTCCTAGCGGTGGAAGGGCAGTTTTACATCAAGGTGATTTAACTTATGCTGTCATAACTTCAGGAATAACGGGAAGTCGTTTACAGGTGTATGCAAAGATTTGTGAGTTTTTGATTCAAGGCTGGCGATCGCTCGGTGTAGACTTAAACTACGGTCAAGCTGGCCGGGGTTATATCCACAATCCTAACTGTTTTGGCACGGCCACAGGTGCAGATTTAATTTTAGCAGATGGTAGTAAATTAATTGGTAGCGCCCAACTGCGAAAAGGCGAAGCAATCCTACAACATGGTTCTATGATTTTACACCCAGATGTAGATTTATTTAAACAGGTTTTCGGGAAAGATGCTTTTACTCCCGTCAAACTACCAGAAAATTTAAACCAACAAACAATCATCAATGCTTTAGTGGTTGCGGCCTGTGAATGTTTTAATATGCAGGTAGAAGTTAGTCCACTTACAGAAAATGAATGGTTAGAAATTTTCAACAACTGCTAA